In Chitinophaga sp. HK235, a single window of DNA contains:
- a CDS encoding Ig-like domain-containing protein: protein MEIAFAVSGTDQATISFVPENVTSAQFLSDVQYLQSQGKKVLLSLGGENGSLNLTSATQKQAFITSMKAVLDQYNFDGFDLDIEGGTNLQLDNGDKDFTNPTTPKVVNLIAAVKEILAYRKAQGKNAWLTMAPETYYVQTAYGSTYSPLVGAYLPIVYGLRNELTFIQTQYYNTGSVMGLDNGVYNQGTSDFIVAMSEMLLKGFPVSGTSLTFPALRQDQVAFGLPATPSAAGGGYTTPANVKKALDYLIKGQSYGGAYQLRNPAGYPNFRGIMTWSINWDKANGDEFATNYYNYFFGTTPINKPPVVNITSPANNAVFTAPATVNIQAAASDSDGIVTRVAFYNGSTLLGVDSVAPYTWTWNNIAAGTYSLTAKATDNAGATTTSAVVSITVNTSGNKPPVVNITSPANNATFTAPATVNIQAAASDSDGVVTRVAFYNGTTLLGTDSVAPYTWTWSNVAAGTYSLTAKATDNGGATTTSAAVNITVSGSTGGCDGIPAWSATTAYNGGAKVVYNGKVYTANWWTQGDQPDLNSGAGKPWKYLNDCGGNPGNQPPVVSITSPVNNASFTAPATVNIQASASDADGSVVQVAFYNGSALLGVDSTAPYAYAWTNVAAGSYSLTAKATDNSGAVTTSSAVAISVTGGGGGGDCNGIPVWSASTAYNGGAQVVYNGKVYSAKWWTQGNQPDQSTGDGQPWQFVRNCSGAALTSAALTSIQAEQVIAYPNPVTGPDLQIQVSANAGEKLLVEVLDLRGSAPILRQVHTANGKGNQPLRLDVSNVPNGTWIIRVTSQQSKKVWNGKIIRM, encoded by the coding sequence GTGGAAATTGCCTTTGCTGTCAGTGGAACTGACCAGGCTACTATTTCCTTTGTACCTGAAAACGTAACATCAGCACAGTTCCTGTCGGATGTACAATACCTCCAGTCTCAGGGCAAGAAGGTGTTACTCTCTCTTGGTGGAGAAAACGGTTCCCTCAATCTCACATCAGCTACCCAGAAACAGGCGTTTATCACTTCCATGAAGGCGGTGCTGGACCAGTATAACTTTGATGGCTTTGACCTGGATATTGAAGGTGGTACCAACCTGCAGCTGGACAATGGTGACAAGGATTTCACCAATCCTACTACACCGAAGGTGGTGAACCTGATCGCTGCTGTTAAAGAGATCCTTGCTTACCGTAAGGCTCAGGGGAAAAATGCATGGCTCACCATGGCACCAGAAACCTATTATGTACAAACAGCCTATGGTTCTACCTATAGCCCGCTGGTAGGTGCTTACCTCCCGATTGTTTACGGGCTGCGTAATGAACTTACATTCATCCAGACACAATACTATAATACCGGCTCTGTAATGGGACTGGACAATGGTGTATACAATCAGGGTACATCCGACTTTATTGTGGCAATGTCTGAAATGCTGCTGAAAGGATTCCCTGTTTCCGGTACCAGCCTGACTTTTCCGGCACTCCGTCAGGACCAGGTGGCCTTTGGCCTGCCAGCTACACCCAGTGCTGCAGGAGGTGGTTACACTACACCTGCGAATGTTAAAAAAGCACTGGATTATCTGATCAAAGGACAGTCTTATGGCGGTGCTTACCAGCTGCGTAACCCGGCCGGCTACCCTAATTTCAGGGGTATCATGACCTGGTCTATCAACTGGGATAAAGCCAATGGAGACGAATTTGCTACCAACTACTACAATTATTTCTTTGGTACTACGCCTATCAACAAACCACCGGTGGTAAACATCACTTCACCGGCCAATAATGCTGTCTTTACAGCTCCGGCTACTGTGAACATCCAGGCTGCAGCGTCAGATAGTGACGGTATAGTAACCCGTGTAGCCTTCTACAATGGCAGCACCTTATTGGGTGTAGACAGCGTAGCTCCCTATACCTGGACCTGGAACAATATAGCCGCCGGTACTTATAGCCTTACCGCTAAAGCTACCGATAATGCAGGCGCTACTACTACCTCTGCAGTGGTGAGCATTACAGTAAACACCTCCGGTAATAAACCTCCTGTGGTGAACATCACATCACCGGCCAACAACGCCACTTTCACAGCTCCTGCAACTGTGAATATACAGGCTGCAGCATCTGATAGCGACGGTGTTGTTACCCGTGTAGCATTCTATAATGGCACTACGTTGCTGGGTACAGACAGTGTGGCTCCTTACACCTGGACCTGGAGCAATGTGGCTGCCGGCACATACAGCCTCACCGCAAAAGCTACTGACAATGGTGGTGCTACTACCACTTCTGCAGCTGTGAACATCACTGTTTCCGGTTCTACCGGTGGTTGTGATGGTATCCCGGCATGGTCTGCCACTACCGCTTACAACGGTGGCGCCAAAGTGGTATATAACGGTAAAGTATATACGGCTAACTGGTGGACACAGGGAGATCAACCGGACCTGAACAGCGGTGCCGGTAAACCATGGAAATACCTGAACGATTGTGGTGGTAACCCTGGTAACCAGCCTCCGGTAGTAAGTATTACTTCTCCTGTCAATAATGCTTCTTTCACTGCTCCTGCTACTGTAAACATACAGGCTAGTGCCAGTGATGCAGATGGTTCTGTTGTACAGGTGGCATTCTACAATGGCAGCGCGCTGCTGGGTGTGGACAGCACTGCTCCTTACGCCTATGCCTGGACCAATGTAGCCGCGGGATCATACAGCCTGACAGCCAAAGCTACAGATAACAGCGGTGCTGTTACAACTTCTTCCGCTGTAGCTATTTCTGTTACCGGCGGCGGTGGTGGCGGAGACTGCAACGGTATTCCGGTGTGGTCTGCTTCTACAGCTTATAATGGCGGTGCACAGGTAGTATATAACGGTAAAGTATACTCTGCTAAATGGTGGACACAAGGCAACCAGCCTGACCAAAGTACAGGCGATGGCCAGCCATGGCAGTTTGTACGTAACTGTTCCGGTGCTGCACTGACATCTGCTGCACTGACATCCATTCAGGCAGAACAGGTAATTGCTTATCCTAACCCGGTAACTGGTCCGGACCTGCAGATACAGGTGAGTGCCAATGCCGGCGAAAAGCTCCTGGTGGAAGTACTGGACCTGAGAGGTAGCGCACCAATACTGCGACAGGTACATACCGCCAATGGAAAAGGCAATCAGCCGCTGCGCCTGGACGTATCCAACGTGCCCAATGGTACCTGGATTATACGGGTGACCAGCCAGCAAAGCAAAAAAGTATGGAATGGTAAAATCATAAGGATGTAA
- a CDS encoding TIM-barrel domain-containing protein — translation MNKISLPAIFLLLLLFSYSHSRAQTQVVTAGKVNAVSISGQQVKIKTENAYAEITVYSPAVIRVRMDKRPLTADFSYAVITGPQTVKTQITQNNSEISIVTDSLRMQIRKSPFAISFFSPSGEVINEDEPGLTTSWIGDEVTTYKKMQEQERFIGLGEKTGNLDRKGEGYTNWNSDVFGYATNRDPIYATIPFYIGIHHRQNYGIFFDNSYQSDFNFGASNNRFSSFGARGGEMNYYFIYHPQVADIIKSYTSLTGRMPLPPLWSLGYQQNRYSYYPDTEVLRIAQTLREKKIPADGITLDIHYMDAYKLFTWNKERFPNPQQLTSRLREMGFRVTVIVDPGIKVENGYAAYESGKKGNIFLQYNDGENYTGQVWPGWCHFPDFTSSKGRSWWKEQVKSYIRDGVSGIWNDMNEIATWGQKMPNNVIFNYEGHPTTHLQGHNIYGLQMARASYEGTREALQKRPFLLTRAAYAGSQRYSALWTGDNRAEEDHMLLGVRLLNSLGLSGFPFTGMDIGGFTGNPTVSLYTRWMQIGAFIPYFRNHTGVNTKSAEPWAFGEEALEITRNYINLRYRLLPYLYSTMYESSRTGMPVVRTLAINNTFDPNVYDTRFQQQYQFGAAFMVAPFESTKEFGSIYFPKGKWYNLYTDAVSNGQQEVITPLSIKTLPVYVKGSSIIPMQSLIQSTLEKPTDTLFLHLYKGDEASSFVYYEDDGESFSYEKGGYYERAITYDPAAGKLTLSKVAGSYTSQFKYIRLILHGFDANQRISVNGSSVSVSTSPFSFLSPISRFDPQGSFIPAESCTIQQSTFVNSNEFINVGL, via the coding sequence ATGAATAAGATTTCGCTGCCGGCCATTTTCCTATTGTTGCTTCTTTTTTCGTATAGTCATTCCCGTGCACAAACACAGGTGGTCACGGCAGGTAAGGTAAATGCCGTCAGCATTTCAGGACAACAGGTGAAAATAAAAACCGAAAATGCTTATGCAGAAATAACCGTATACAGTCCTGCCGTTATTCGTGTAAGGATGGACAAAAGGCCGCTGACTGCTGATTTCTCCTATGCTGTTATCACAGGCCCACAGACCGTCAAAACACAGATAACACAAAACAACAGCGAAATCAGTATCGTTACGGATTCACTGCGCATGCAAATCCGGAAAAGCCCTTTTGCCATCAGCTTTTTTAGCCCTTCGGGCGAAGTGATTAATGAGGATGAACCAGGACTAACGACCTCGTGGATTGGTGATGAAGTGACCACCTATAAGAAAATGCAGGAACAGGAGCGGTTTATCGGGCTGGGAGAAAAAACGGGCAACTTAGATCGTAAAGGAGAAGGATATACGAACTGGAATTCAGATGTATTTGGTTATGCTACCAACAGAGATCCCATTTACGCTACCATTCCGTTTTATATCGGTATCCATCACCGCCAGAACTACGGAATCTTCTTCGACAACAGCTACCAGAGCGATTTCAACTTCGGCGCCAGCAACAACCGCTTTTCTTCTTTTGGCGCCCGGGGAGGGGAGATGAACTACTATTTTATCTACCATCCGCAGGTGGCAGATATTATTAAATCGTATACCAGTCTCACCGGACGCATGCCACTACCGCCACTATGGAGCCTGGGTTATCAACAAAACCGCTACAGCTACTATCCCGATACAGAAGTACTGCGTATAGCACAAACACTGCGGGAAAAGAAAATCCCCGCCGATGGCATCACCTTAGACATCCATTACATGGATGCCTACAAGCTGTTTACCTGGAATAAGGAACGTTTTCCTAATCCTCAGCAGCTGACCAGTCGCCTCCGGGAAATGGGATTTCGTGTAACCGTTATCGTAGACCCCGGCATAAAAGTGGAAAATGGCTATGCCGCCTATGAAAGTGGAAAAAAGGGAAACATCTTCCTTCAGTATAACGATGGAGAAAACTATACCGGCCAGGTATGGCCCGGCTGGTGCCATTTCCCTGACTTCACCAGCAGCAAAGGTCGCAGCTGGTGGAAAGAACAGGTAAAATCGTATATCCGTGACGGTGTGAGCGGCATCTGGAATGACATGAACGAAATAGCCACCTGGGGGCAAAAGATGCCTAACAACGTGATCTTCAACTACGAAGGCCATCCCACCACGCATCTCCAGGGACATAATATCTACGGTCTGCAGATGGCGCGTGCCAGCTATGAAGGAACCCGGGAAGCCCTGCAAAAACGGCCTTTCCTCCTGACCCGTGCTGCCTATGCCGGCAGCCAGCGCTATAGCGCCTTATGGACCGGAGATAACCGCGCAGAAGAAGACCATATGCTGCTGGGTGTCCGGCTGCTGAACAGCCTGGGCCTGAGTGGCTTCCCCTTCACTGGCATGGACATAGGCGGCTTTACCGGCAACCCTACAGTGAGTCTGTACACCCGATGGATGCAGATAGGCGCCTTCATTCCCTACTTCAGAAACCATACCGGTGTAAACACCAAATCAGCAGAACCCTGGGCTTTTGGTGAAGAAGCTCTTGAAATAACAAGAAACTATATCAACCTGCGCTACCGGCTGTTGCCTTACCTCTACAGCACCATGTATGAATCATCGCGTACAGGCATGCCCGTAGTCCGCACATTGGCAATCAACAACACTTTTGACCCCAATGTATACGATACCCGGTTTCAACAACAGTATCAGTTCGGCGCTGCTTTTATGGTAGCTCCTTTTGAAAGCACCAAAGAGTTTGGCAGCATCTATTTCCCCAAAGGGAAGTGGTATAATCTCTATACAGACGCTGTCAGCAACGGCCAGCAGGAGGTGATTACTCCGCTCAGCATTAAAACCTTACCTGTATACGTGAAGGGAAGCAGTATCATTCCTATGCAATCGCTGATACAGTCTACGCTTGAAAAACCGACAGATACACTTTTCCTTCACCTCTACAAGGGTGATGAAGCCAGCTCTTTTGTTTATTATGAAGATGATGGAGAAAGTTTTTCATACGAGAAGGGTGGCTATTATGAACGGGCTATCACCTATGATCCTGCTGCCGGAAAACTCACATTGTCGAAGGTAGCAGGCAGCTATACCAGCCAGTTTAAATATATCAGATTGATATTACATGGTTTTGATGCTAATCAGCGTATATCCGTCAACGGTAGTTCAGTATCTGTAAGTACCAGTCCTTTTTCTTTTTTATCGCCCATATCCCGGTTTGATCCGCAGGGATCTTTTATACCGGCAGAGAGCTGTACGATACAACAGTCCACCTTTGTCAACAGCAACGAGTTTATTAACGTGGGTTTATGA
- a CDS encoding RagB/SusD family nutrient uptake outer membrane protein — MTKYIFRSALVIASVVGFQACSLNEQLGSTLTKNQADSVIKVPALLKGAYDNLQMPYQDFGNTWGLSQMSTDETVGPTRGGDWDDNGVWRALHEHTWNADHAHIQNAFTNLLTLQFSATNVLNFKPDKNQAAQARFLRALSMFTVLDLWGQVPFRNPSDTLLNAPKVMKAQEALDFIIAELNAIQGDLGTRPATAAYVANQDAVRFLLMKCYLNKGAFLNRAAPTFDAADMQKVIQLADQIKATGAYNLGTDYFDNFARDNDVKSKENIFTQQNGPGFSTVRNGNATYARWKFTVHYNMNPSGWNGFATLSDFYDKFEASDRRRGGAYTGLTDTSGMLVGFLIGQQYDAHHNPLKDRKDNPLAFTRDVQLKESGNNLEVTGIRVIKYVPDFYTSDKSKDNNEASNDYVFFRYADVVLMKAEALLRTGDAAGALALVNELRTARSASSLGALDLSTLLDERGRELYWEGWRRQDLIRFGKFLTPWQLKPTDNPRNLLFPIPTSDLAVNRNLVQNPGY, encoded by the coding sequence ATGACTAAATATATTTTCCGATCCGCTTTAGTAATTGCCTCTGTAGTAGGCTTCCAGGCCTGCAGTCTGAATGAACAGCTTGGCTCCACGCTCACCAAGAACCAAGCCGACTCCGTGATCAAAGTGCCTGCCCTGTTAAAAGGAGCTTACGACAACCTTCAGATGCCTTACCAGGACTTTGGTAATACCTGGGGGCTCTCCCAGATGAGCACTGATGAAACCGTAGGCCCCACCCGTGGCGGCGACTGGGACGACAATGGCGTATGGCGTGCCCTGCATGAACATACCTGGAATGCAGACCATGCCCACATTCAAAATGCATTCACCAATCTGCTGACCTTACAATTCAGTGCCACCAACGTACTGAATTTTAAACCCGATAAAAACCAGGCTGCACAAGCCCGCTTTCTGCGCGCCCTCTCAATGTTCACCGTGCTGGACCTCTGGGGTCAGGTACCTTTCAGAAATCCATCAGATACCCTGCTGAATGCACCTAAAGTGATGAAAGCACAGGAAGCACTGGACTTTATCATTGCAGAATTAAACGCCATACAGGGCGACCTGGGCACCCGTCCGGCTACCGCTGCCTACGTGGCCAACCAGGACGCCGTGCGTTTCCTGCTGATGAAATGTTATCTCAACAAAGGTGCTTTCCTGAACAGAGCAGCACCCACTTTTGATGCAGCCGATATGCAAAAGGTGATACAGCTGGCAGACCAGATCAAAGCTACCGGCGCCTATAACCTGGGCACCGACTACTTCGACAACTTCGCCCGTGATAATGATGTGAAATCCAAAGAAAACATCTTCACCCAGCAGAATGGCCCTGGCTTCAGCACTGTCCGCAATGGTAACGCCACCTATGCCCGCTGGAAATTCACCGTGCACTATAACATGAACCCAAGCGGCTGGAATGGCTTTGCCACTCTGTCTGACTTCTACGATAAATTTGAAGCTTCAGACAGAAGAAGAGGCGGTGCCTACACCGGACTTACTGACACCAGTGGTATGCTCGTAGGCTTCCTCATCGGCCAGCAATACGATGCTCACCACAACCCGCTGAAAGACAGAAAAGACAACCCGCTGGCCTTCACCCGGGATGTACAACTCAAAGAATCCGGTAACAATCTGGAAGTGACCGGTATCAGGGTAATCAAATACGTACCGGATTTTTATACTTCCGATAAATCAAAAGATAACAACGAAGCCAGCAACGACTACGTCTTCTTCCGCTATGCTGATGTAGTATTGATGAAAGCAGAAGCGTTGCTCCGCACCGGAGACGCAGCCGGCGCACTGGCACTGGTAAATGAACTCAGAACAGCGCGCAGCGCCTCCTCTCTGGGAGCACTCGACCTCAGCACCCTCCTGGACGAAAGAGGCCGTGAACTGTACTGGGAAGGCTGGAGAAGACAGGACCTCATCCGGTTCGGTAAGTTCCTCACTCCATGGCAACTGAAACCAACCGATAACCCAAGGAACCTGTTGTTCCCTATCCCAACCAGCGACCTTGCTGTCAACAGAAATCTGGTACAAAACCCCGGCTACTAA